The Bombus fervidus isolate BK054 chromosome 3, iyBomFerv1, whole genome shotgun sequence genome includes a window with the following:
- the C3g gene encoding C3G guanyl-nucleotide exchange factor isoform X2: MPQYDDSFLDSPIFRRRTRSYAVQKGFVPKSKSFIAATPLLLAVTNHAKTLSGSISTCSLKEVEERSSGKARGGKLARRARSFKEDFLEKLSHMRSPGSGSGGGGSGAATRAASPSSPRTPRDKSAPGCTDGATTLDKNPLRDLHIHVRQVQLALLHFRDVVSKKKLEMLPGNGTIVLDTVTTIHTVLKSYLLYENSSTLGSATNQVYQALAQLLKLCDDVLLHGDQSSALDTENVTHIIGLVEEAVKNLVALANEKIANRQKPVVVTASNRTSSYGSEMTPQRNSLPDIPLTPRERQILEQTAATTSLVRSSHSSESILRDSSPPPKPPLPERTNMCLSEENSSSGTPPPLPPKRRTRGQQLLDESEGFLASSLDGVSLRSRSPEDSSSLLSASAGSLDSALNHSRDEDEIRAIMGPNDESLNDSMDLSLMATIQGMQVNGSSNCSCWDGSETNIPSTMLLGQQTPQEMLNPFTGIEGKMERLSTQTQESGFVSMHSQRSSSQSYTTSSITSKRSSQQSSISYNSQTFNSQQSFSQTKLSSDNNGSIFTQKTMTSTKSTVSTTNISGTGDPAVLEKLVNEMESISASDANGVPPALPEKRSKRRKERQPSQYDNVPENEHLSTCSLHTNNGDNTDTSKPPPLPLKKRHIMAYMEMFGNCSHSNNDFISGLGTRHSVAAYNSMQAEWQQHEMALTTTQSCSFMAHTITTLHDNSNTSVTMTPSVAEVTNNSSLPPALPPKRSRSIKSNATPPPISPKPTISMQSIHTIEPIVTSTPMKVEESGCIHDKKELSPLSPAKLNNVALDTILPSSRPASNALSSISVDDNNLDLRDVDQDDTILDELDISKYLVFKKPDEEGPDIRGGHPDALLIHATKANKHDFLYQEAFLTTYRTFMQPLELIQKLHKRHQRFSCSADVIKQRAAREAFSLLVRVVSDLTMSDLDDTLLQTLMEFVQQLVCSGDLTMAKALRVKILEKHAAKQLQSTQPILSSLSVTTKQASLLDFKSEQIAEQMTLLDADLFMKIEIPEVLIWAQEQNEERSPNLTRFTEHFNKMSYWARSRILEHRLENEAKDREKYVVKFIKIMKHLRKINNFNSYLALLSALDSAPIRRLEWQKHITEGLKEYCALIDSSSSFRAYRQALAETQPPCIPYIGLVLQDLTFVHIGNNDLLPDGTINFSKRWQQFNIVENMKRFKKGTYSFKKHERIITFFNNFSDFLCEEAMWQISESIKPRGGKKTQSQN, from the exons AAGTCGAGGAACGCTCCAGCGGGAAGGCGCGTGGTGGTAAACTAGCGCGTCGTGCGCGCTCCTTCAAGGAGGACTTCCTGGAGAAGCTCTCCCACATGCGCTCTCCTGGTAGCGGAAGCGGAGGTGGAGGCAGCGGAGCGGCTACGAGGGCCGCCTCGCCCTCCTCGCCGCGAACACCGCGTGATAAAAGCGCGCCCGGCTGCACCGATGGCGCGACCACCCTCGACAAGAATCCCCTCCGAGACCTGCATATCCACGTGCGACAAGTGCAACTGGCACTGCTTCACTTCCGGGACGTCGTGTCAAAGAAAAAGCTCGAGATGCTGCCCGGCAACGGCACCATCGTCCTCGATACTGTTACCACCATACACACTGTGCTGAAGTCCTATCTCCTCTACGAGAACAG CTCTACTCTGGGATCTGCGACGAACCAAGTGTATCAAGCTCTAGCACAATTATTAAAACTCTGTGACGACGTGTTGCTGCACGGTGACCAGTCCTCTGCGTTGGATACCGAGAACGTTACACACATCATAGGATTAGTCGAAGAAGCTGTGAAAAATTTGGTTGCCCTGGCGAACGAGAAGATTGCCAATAGACAGAAACCTGTCGTCGTTACAGCTAGTAATAG AACGTCGTCTTATGGATCGGAAATGACGCCGCAAAGAAACTCTTTGCCTGATATTCCGTTAACGCCAAGGGAAAGGCAGATTTTAGAGCAAACAGCTGCGACTACTAGTTTGGTCCGTAGCTCGCATAGTTCAGAGTCGATTTTAAGGGATTCTAGTCCTCCCCCAAAACCGCCACTCCCCGAGAG AACTAATATGTGTCTGTCGGAAGAAAATAGTTCTTCCGGTACACCGCCACCATTGCCACCGAAACGGAGAACGAGAGGTCAACAGTTGCTCGATGAATCCGAAGGTTTTTTAGCATCTAGTCTCGACGGTGTTTCCCTACGAAGTCGATCTCCGGAGGATTCGTCGTCTCTTCTGAGCGCGTCGGCTGGCAGTTTGGATTCGGCCTTGAATCATTCCCGTGACGAAGATGAGATACGGGCGATCATGGGACCAAACGACGAGTCTCTGAACGATAGTATGGATCTCAGCCTGATGGCTACTATCCAAG gTATGCAAGTTAATGGTAGTTCAAACTGTAGTTGCTGGGACGGTTCCGAAACAAACATACCAAGCACAATGTTATTGGGTCAACAAACTCCGCAAGAAATGCTTAATCCATTTACCG GTATAGAAGGAAAAATGGAACGATTATCGACTCAAACGCAGGAATCCGGTTTCGTATCCATGCATTCGCAACGAAGTTCGTCTCAAAGTTATACCACCTCCAGTATAACGTCCAAAAGATCTTCTCAGCAAAGCAGTATTAGTTACAATTCCCAAACGTTTAATTCGCAACAATCGTTTTCCCAAACAAAACTGTCTTCGGACAATAACGGGTCTATTTTCACTCAGAAGACAATGACTAGTACGAAGAGTACCGTTAGTACAACAAATATTTCCGGAACTGGAGATCCTGCTGTATTAGAAAAATTGGTAAAT GAAATGGAGTCGATTTCTGCATCGGACGCTAATGGTGTGCCGCCAGCATTGCCGGAAAAGCGATCGAAACGGAGGAAAGAACGTCAACCGTCACAGTACGACAATGTACCTGAAAATGAGCATTTATCAACCTGTAGTTTACATACCAATAACGGCGATAATACAGATACCAGTAAACCCCCTCCACTGCCGCTTAAGAAAAGGCATA TCATGGCATACATGGAGATGTTTGGGAATTGTTCTCACAGCAACAACGATTTCATCTCTGGTCTTGGGACCCGTCATTCAGTCGCAGCTTATAATTCGATGCAAGCGGAATGGCAACAACACGAAATGGCTCTTACTACGACACAATCGTGTTCTTTCATGGCACATACTATAACTACATTACATGACAATTCAAA tACCTCCGTAACTATGACACCATCAGTAGCGGAAGTAACGAATAATTCTAGTCTCCCACCAGCATTACCACCAAAGAGATCCCGTTCCATTAAATCAAATGCAACGCCACCACCAATTTCGCCAAAACCCACCATTAGTATGCAAAGCATACATACAATCGAACCAATCGTAACGTCAACACCAATGAAAGTAGAGGAATCTGGTTGTATTCATGATAAAAAGGAGTTATCACCATTGTCTCCAGCGAAGTtg AATAACGTTGCTTTGGACACTATATTACCGTCCTCAAGACCTGCGAGTAATGCCTTATCGTCGATTTCCGTCGATGATAATAACTTGGACTTGAGAGACGTCGATCAAGACGATACTATTTTGGATGAACTCGATATCAGCAAGTATTTAGTCTTCAAGAAACCAGACGAAGAAGGGCCAGATATAAGGGGTGGCCACCCGGATGCATTGTTAATTCATGCAACCAAAGCTAATAAACATG acTTTTTGTATCAAGAGGCGTTTCTAACAACATATAGAACGTTTATGCAACCATTGGAGTTAATTCAAAAATTACACAAGCGTCATCAACGATTCTCTTGTTCTGCTGACGTTATTAAACAAAGAGCAGCACGTGAAGCATTTTCCTTGTTGGTTAGAGTTGTCAGCGATTTAAC CATGTCAGATCTCGATGATACCCTGTTGCAAACTCTAATGGAATTCGTACAGCAATTGGTATGTAGCGGTGATCTTACTATGGCAAAAGCTTTGCGTGttaaaattttggaaaaacaCGCAGCGAAACAGTTGCAATCTACACAACCGATTCTTTCTTCGTTGAGTGTAACAACAAAGCAAGCTTCCCTTCTCGATTTCAAGAGCGAACAAATTGCAGAACAAATGACATTGTTAGATGCTGATTTATTCATGAAGATTGAGATTCCGGAAGTACTAATTTGGGCTCAAGAACAGAATGAAGAACGAAGTCCGAATCTAACTAGGTTCACAGAACACTTTAACAAAATGTCGTACTGGGCTAGATCGAGAATACTGGAACATAGATTAGAGAATGAAGCGAAAGATAGAGAGAAATACGTTGTTAAATTTATCAAGATAATGAAGCAccttagaaaaataaataattttaatagctACTTAGCCTTGCTTTCTGCGTTGGATAGCGCACCAATTAGAAGGCTCGAATGGCAGAAACATATTACAGAAGGTTTAAAAGAATATTGCGCTCTTATTGATAGTTCCAGTAGTTTCAGAGCTTACAGGCAAGCTCTGGCAGAAACACAACCGCCATGCATTCCGTACAT CGGACTTGTGTTACAAGATCTTACATTCGTGCATATTGGAAACAATGATTTGTTACCGGATGGTAcgataaatttttcgaaaagaTGGCAACAGTTTaatatcgttgaaaatatgaaaaggtTCAAAAAAGG aACATATTCGTTCAAGAAACACGAACGTATAATAACgttcttcaataattttagCGATTTCCTCTGTGAGGAAGCAATGTGGCAGATTTCCGAGAGTATCAAGCCGCGCGGTGGAAAAAAAACACAGTCACAGAACTAG
- the C3g gene encoding C3G guanyl-nucleotide exchange factor isoform X1, giving the protein MPQYDDSFLDSPIFRRRTRSYAVQKGFVPKSKSFIAATPLLLAVTNHAKTLSGSISTCSLKEVEERSSGKARGGKLARRARSFKEDFLEKLSHMRSPGSGSGGGGSGAATRAASPSSPRTPRDKSAPGCTDGATTLDKNPLRDLHIHVRQVQLALLHFRDVVSKKKLEMLPGNGTIVLDTVTTIHTVLKSYLLYENSSTLGSATNQVYQALAQLLKLCDDVLLHGDQSSALDTENVTHIIGLVEEAVKNLVALANEKIANRQKPVVVTASNRTSSYGSEMTPQRNSLPDIPLTPRERQILEQTAATTSLVRSSHSSESILRDSSPPPKPPLPERTNMCLSEENSSSGTPPPLPPKRRTRGQQLLDESEGFLASSLDGVSLRSRSPEDSSSLLSASAGSLDSALNHSRDEDEIRAIMGPNDESLNDSMDLSLMATIQGMQVNGSSNCSCWDGSETNIPSTMLLGQQTPQEMLNPFTGIEGKMERLSTQTQESGFVSMHSQRSSSQSYTTSSITSKRSSQQSSISYNSQTFNSQQSFSQTKLSSDNNGSIFTQKTMTSTKSTVSTTNISGTGDPAVLEKLVNEMESISASDANGVPPALPEKRSKRRKERQPSQYDNVPENEHLSTCSLHTNNGDNTDTSKPPPLPLKKRHMFQSVAYSVMAYMEMFGNCSHSNNDFISGLGTRHSVAAYNSMQAEWQQHEMALTTTQSCSFMAHTITTLHDNSNTSVTMTPSVAEVTNNSSLPPALPPKRSRSIKSNATPPPISPKPTISMQSIHTIEPIVTSTPMKVEESGCIHDKKELSPLSPAKLNNVALDTILPSSRPASNALSSISVDDNNLDLRDVDQDDTILDELDISKYLVFKKPDEEGPDIRGGHPDALLIHATKANKHDFLYQEAFLTTYRTFMQPLELIQKLHKRHQRFSCSADVIKQRAAREAFSLLVRVVSDLTMSDLDDTLLQTLMEFVQQLVCSGDLTMAKALRVKILEKHAAKQLQSTQPILSSLSVTTKQASLLDFKSEQIAEQMTLLDADLFMKIEIPEVLIWAQEQNEERSPNLTRFTEHFNKMSYWARSRILEHRLENEAKDREKYVVKFIKIMKHLRKINNFNSYLALLSALDSAPIRRLEWQKHITEGLKEYCALIDSSSSFRAYRQALAETQPPCIPYIGLVLQDLTFVHIGNNDLLPDGTINFSKRWQQFNIVENMKRFKKGTYSFKKHERIITFFNNFSDFLCEEAMWQISESIKPRGGKKTQSQN; this is encoded by the exons AAGTCGAGGAACGCTCCAGCGGGAAGGCGCGTGGTGGTAAACTAGCGCGTCGTGCGCGCTCCTTCAAGGAGGACTTCCTGGAGAAGCTCTCCCACATGCGCTCTCCTGGTAGCGGAAGCGGAGGTGGAGGCAGCGGAGCGGCTACGAGGGCCGCCTCGCCCTCCTCGCCGCGAACACCGCGTGATAAAAGCGCGCCCGGCTGCACCGATGGCGCGACCACCCTCGACAAGAATCCCCTCCGAGACCTGCATATCCACGTGCGACAAGTGCAACTGGCACTGCTTCACTTCCGGGACGTCGTGTCAAAGAAAAAGCTCGAGATGCTGCCCGGCAACGGCACCATCGTCCTCGATACTGTTACCACCATACACACTGTGCTGAAGTCCTATCTCCTCTACGAGAACAG CTCTACTCTGGGATCTGCGACGAACCAAGTGTATCAAGCTCTAGCACAATTATTAAAACTCTGTGACGACGTGTTGCTGCACGGTGACCAGTCCTCTGCGTTGGATACCGAGAACGTTACACACATCATAGGATTAGTCGAAGAAGCTGTGAAAAATTTGGTTGCCCTGGCGAACGAGAAGATTGCCAATAGACAGAAACCTGTCGTCGTTACAGCTAGTAATAG AACGTCGTCTTATGGATCGGAAATGACGCCGCAAAGAAACTCTTTGCCTGATATTCCGTTAACGCCAAGGGAAAGGCAGATTTTAGAGCAAACAGCTGCGACTACTAGTTTGGTCCGTAGCTCGCATAGTTCAGAGTCGATTTTAAGGGATTCTAGTCCTCCCCCAAAACCGCCACTCCCCGAGAG AACTAATATGTGTCTGTCGGAAGAAAATAGTTCTTCCGGTACACCGCCACCATTGCCACCGAAACGGAGAACGAGAGGTCAACAGTTGCTCGATGAATCCGAAGGTTTTTTAGCATCTAGTCTCGACGGTGTTTCCCTACGAAGTCGATCTCCGGAGGATTCGTCGTCTCTTCTGAGCGCGTCGGCTGGCAGTTTGGATTCGGCCTTGAATCATTCCCGTGACGAAGATGAGATACGGGCGATCATGGGACCAAACGACGAGTCTCTGAACGATAGTATGGATCTCAGCCTGATGGCTACTATCCAAG gTATGCAAGTTAATGGTAGTTCAAACTGTAGTTGCTGGGACGGTTCCGAAACAAACATACCAAGCACAATGTTATTGGGTCAACAAACTCCGCAAGAAATGCTTAATCCATTTACCG GTATAGAAGGAAAAATGGAACGATTATCGACTCAAACGCAGGAATCCGGTTTCGTATCCATGCATTCGCAACGAAGTTCGTCTCAAAGTTATACCACCTCCAGTATAACGTCCAAAAGATCTTCTCAGCAAAGCAGTATTAGTTACAATTCCCAAACGTTTAATTCGCAACAATCGTTTTCCCAAACAAAACTGTCTTCGGACAATAACGGGTCTATTTTCACTCAGAAGACAATGACTAGTACGAAGAGTACCGTTAGTACAACAAATATTTCCGGAACTGGAGATCCTGCTGTATTAGAAAAATTGGTAAAT GAAATGGAGTCGATTTCTGCATCGGACGCTAATGGTGTGCCGCCAGCATTGCCGGAAAAGCGATCGAAACGGAGGAAAGAACGTCAACCGTCACAGTACGACAATGTACCTGAAAATGAGCATTTATCAACCTGTAGTTTACATACCAATAACGGCGATAATACAGATACCAGTAAACCCCCTCCACTGCCGCTTAAGAAAAGGCATA TGTTCCAATCAGTGGCATATTCTG TCATGGCATACATGGAGATGTTTGGGAATTGTTCTCACAGCAACAACGATTTCATCTCTGGTCTTGGGACCCGTCATTCAGTCGCAGCTTATAATTCGATGCAAGCGGAATGGCAACAACACGAAATGGCTCTTACTACGACACAATCGTGTTCTTTCATGGCACATACTATAACTACATTACATGACAATTCAAA tACCTCCGTAACTATGACACCATCAGTAGCGGAAGTAACGAATAATTCTAGTCTCCCACCAGCATTACCACCAAAGAGATCCCGTTCCATTAAATCAAATGCAACGCCACCACCAATTTCGCCAAAACCCACCATTAGTATGCAAAGCATACATACAATCGAACCAATCGTAACGTCAACACCAATGAAAGTAGAGGAATCTGGTTGTATTCATGATAAAAAGGAGTTATCACCATTGTCTCCAGCGAAGTtg AATAACGTTGCTTTGGACACTATATTACCGTCCTCAAGACCTGCGAGTAATGCCTTATCGTCGATTTCCGTCGATGATAATAACTTGGACTTGAGAGACGTCGATCAAGACGATACTATTTTGGATGAACTCGATATCAGCAAGTATTTAGTCTTCAAGAAACCAGACGAAGAAGGGCCAGATATAAGGGGTGGCCACCCGGATGCATTGTTAATTCATGCAACCAAAGCTAATAAACATG acTTTTTGTATCAAGAGGCGTTTCTAACAACATATAGAACGTTTATGCAACCATTGGAGTTAATTCAAAAATTACACAAGCGTCATCAACGATTCTCTTGTTCTGCTGACGTTATTAAACAAAGAGCAGCACGTGAAGCATTTTCCTTGTTGGTTAGAGTTGTCAGCGATTTAAC CATGTCAGATCTCGATGATACCCTGTTGCAAACTCTAATGGAATTCGTACAGCAATTGGTATGTAGCGGTGATCTTACTATGGCAAAAGCTTTGCGTGttaaaattttggaaaaacaCGCAGCGAAACAGTTGCAATCTACACAACCGATTCTTTCTTCGTTGAGTGTAACAACAAAGCAAGCTTCCCTTCTCGATTTCAAGAGCGAACAAATTGCAGAACAAATGACATTGTTAGATGCTGATTTATTCATGAAGATTGAGATTCCGGAAGTACTAATTTGGGCTCAAGAACAGAATGAAGAACGAAGTCCGAATCTAACTAGGTTCACAGAACACTTTAACAAAATGTCGTACTGGGCTAGATCGAGAATACTGGAACATAGATTAGAGAATGAAGCGAAAGATAGAGAGAAATACGTTGTTAAATTTATCAAGATAATGAAGCAccttagaaaaataaataattttaatagctACTTAGCCTTGCTTTCTGCGTTGGATAGCGCACCAATTAGAAGGCTCGAATGGCAGAAACATATTACAGAAGGTTTAAAAGAATATTGCGCTCTTATTGATAGTTCCAGTAGTTTCAGAGCTTACAGGCAAGCTCTGGCAGAAACACAACCGCCATGCATTCCGTACAT CGGACTTGTGTTACAAGATCTTACATTCGTGCATATTGGAAACAATGATTTGTTACCGGATGGTAcgataaatttttcgaaaagaTGGCAACAGTTTaatatcgttgaaaatatgaaaaggtTCAAAAAAGG aACATATTCGTTCAAGAAACACGAACGTATAATAACgttcttcaataattttagCGATTTCCTCTGTGAGGAAGCAATGTGGCAGATTTCCGAGAGTATCAAGCCGCGCGGTGGAAAAAAAACACAGTCACAGAACTAG